In a genomic window of Nodosilinea sp. E11:
- a CDS encoding PP2C family protein-serine/threonine phosphatase: MTAFPMPSGSPPSFEGVSSSALPDTPPVFALKELVARLQREQYKIQDLLSSLGFALRSLNNLNQFLELIPMIASRVTDASGGALVLFRADGQVRLERLHCQSEDQCQDVRSALEAATRQVTASFQTAPESSMMSMARNAMLALDRQVNRYLGDEFQLFGTAIIVQNVERGRLYVFSRDPDYAWTETRQKLVRLVADQTSVAIENNELTAALRKKERLDRELEIGAEIQLQLLPRECPAIQGMDLAAKCQTAHRVGGDYYDFIPTTFEQLRHTDSQQTASAPWSFAIGDVMGKGVPAGLIMTMMRGMLRTEVLNGHSPARILQDLNFVMHSDLESSNRFVTLFYAEYNPKTRRLAYGNAAHNPPLLWQAATNTITRLDTPGMLLGLDMNTQYCEAEVELHPGDTVVFYTDGFTEAANPRGERFEEENLERALQWACRNCTSAEAILDYTFDLLDRFIGGDRSNDDDMTLVVMRVKPELQLNLFDG; encoded by the coding sequence ATGACAGCTTTTCCTATGCCATCCGGGTCGCCACCATCTTTTGAGGGCGTTAGCAGTAGCGCTCTTCCCGACACCCCACCAGTGTTTGCCCTGAAGGAACTGGTGGCTCGGCTCCAGCGTGAGCAGTACAAAATTCAAGATTTACTGAGTTCGTTGGGGTTTGCTCTGCGCAGCCTCAATAACCTCAATCAATTCCTCGAGCTGATTCCGATGATCGCCAGCCGGGTGACCGATGCCAGCGGCGGGGCCTTGGTGCTGTTTCGAGCTGATGGCCAGGTACGTCTAGAGCGGCTGCACTGCCAAAGCGAAGATCAGTGCCAGGATGTGCGATCGGCCCTAGAGGCGGCAACTCGCCAGGTGACGGCTAGTTTTCAGACTGCTCCAGAAAGCAGCATGATGTCGATGGCGCGCAATGCCATGCTAGCCCTCGATCGCCAGGTGAATCGCTACCTAGGCGATGAGTTTCAACTGTTCGGCACCGCCATCATTGTGCAAAACGTAGAGCGAGGACGGCTCTATGTCTTTAGCCGCGACCCCGACTACGCCTGGACAGAGACCCGACAAAAGCTGGTGCGGCTGGTGGCCGATCAGACTTCAGTTGCGATCGAAAACAATGAGCTAACAGCAGCCCTCCGCAAAAAAGAACGGCTCGATCGCGAGCTTGAGATTGGGGCCGAGATTCAGTTACAGCTATTGCCCCGCGAGTGCCCGGCGATTCAGGGGATGGATTTAGCGGCCAAGTGTCAGACCGCCCACCGGGTGGGGGGCGACTACTATGACTTTATTCCCACCACCTTTGAGCAGCTCCGCCACACCGACTCCCAGCAGACGGCATCGGCTCCTTGGAGCTTTGCCATTGGTGATGTCATGGGCAAGGGGGTACCGGCGGGGTTAATCATGACCATGATGCGGGGCATGTTGCGTACAGAGGTGCTCAACGGCCACTCGCCAGCCCGCATTCTGCAAGACCTCAACTTCGTCATGCATAGCGACCTCGAAAGCTCTAATCGCTTCGTGACGCTGTTTTACGCTGAATACAACCCCAAAACGCGGCGTTTAGCCTACGGAAATGCGGCTCACAACCCACCTCTACTGTGGCAGGCGGCCACTAACACCATTACTCGGCTCGATACTCCCGGCATGCTGTTAGGGCTCGACATGAATACCCAATATTGTGAGGCAGAGGTAGAGCTTCACCCTGGGGACACCGTAGTATTTTATACCGATGGCTTTACCGAAGCCGCCAACCCTCGGGGTGAGCGCTTTGAGGAAGAAAATCTGGAGCGCGCCCTCCAGTGGGCCTGTCGCAACTGCACGTCTGCCGAGGCCATTTTAGACTATACCTTTGACCTGCTCGATCGCTTCATTGGAGGCGATCGCAGCAACGACGACGACATGACCCTGGTGGTGATGCGGGTCAAACCAGAGCTACAGCTCAACTTGTTTGACGGTTAG
- a CDS encoding DUF2808 domain-containing protein, whose protein sequence is MARVRGWQPVCQGAAIAGATLLAFGFAWGWRSSAPAIQYADGTVGFSYPLRLTESYATRNSVSDSNATYYLTFDFPTAAVEPLDRVEITLEQGYDPTFRYRLEATQAFAETPEGRMPLSLGQLTDDRDNRNLIIPFDPPAAPGVPITLALRPVRNPRFGGVYLFGARAYPVGEMTQPTFLGYARLTFYERDRGRDRWPSGSR, encoded by the coding sequence ATGGCCCGTGTTCGAGGTTGGCAACCTGTTTGCCAGGGCGCTGCAATCGCTGGGGCCACCCTGTTGGCCTTTGGGTTTGCCTGGGGCTGGCGATCGTCAGCGCCGGCTATTCAATATGCTGACGGCACCGTGGGTTTTTCCTACCCGCTGCGTCTGACTGAAAGCTATGCCACCCGCAACTCCGTTAGCGACAGTAACGCAACCTACTACCTCACCTTTGATTTTCCAACCGCCGCCGTCGAACCCCTCGATCGAGTCGAAATCACTCTAGAACAAGGCTACGACCCCACCTTTCGCTATCGGCTAGAGGCCACCCAAGCCTTTGCCGAAACCCCCGAGGGGCGGATGCCCTTGTCCCTGGGCCAGCTCACCGACGATCGCGACAACCGCAATCTGATCATCCCCTTTGACCCACCCGCAGCACCGGGCGTACCCATTACCCTAGCCCTGCGGCCAGTGCGAAATCCTCGGTTTGGCGGCGTTTACTTGTTTGGAGCTAGAGCCTATCCGGTGGGGGAGATGACTCAACCGACCTTTTTGGGCTATGCCCGCCTCACCTTTTATGAGCGCGATCGCGGCCGCGATCGCTGGCCCTCGGGAAGTCGGTAA
- a CDS encoding 2'-5' RNA ligase family protein: MPEQPMVDASAAVGRFFVALLPPKNLQETITAIQHDIGQRFGSKAALRSPPHITLQPPFQWPLDRTAELERSLHSWVCHQPPIPIALERFSAFAPRVIYIDVVQTPELMAIQPALITHLHKHCGLGNASTQPRPFCPHVTVAFRDLTPAAFRQAWPEFKQRPFSAEFVVSALTLLRHDGQRWQIFSDFLLNRSTP; encoded by the coding sequence ATGCCCGAACAACCGATGGTCGATGCTAGTGCTGCCGTAGGGCGATTCTTTGTGGCCCTGCTGCCACCTAAAAATTTGCAGGAAACCATTACCGCGATTCAGCACGACATCGGGCAGCGGTTTGGTAGCAAAGCCGCCCTTAGATCACCGCCCCACATCACCCTTCAACCTCCCTTTCAATGGCCGTTAGACAGGACGGCAGAACTAGAGCGATCGCTGCATTCCTGGGTCTGCCATCAGCCCCCTATTCCCATTGCTTTAGAACGTTTCAGCGCCTTTGCACCTCGGGTAATTTATATCGACGTGGTCCAGACTCCCGAATTGATGGCCATTCAGCCCGCTCTAATCACCCACCTGCACAAACACTGCGGCCTTGGCAACGCCAGCACTCAACCCAGACCCTTTTGTCCTCACGTTACGGTGGCCTTTCGCGATCTCACACCTGCGGCCTTTCGCCAGGCTTGGCCTGAGTTCAAGCAGCGCCCCTTCAGTGCCGAGTTTGTGGTCTCAGCCCTCACCCTGTTGCGCCATGACGGGCAAAGGTGGCAGATCTTTTCCGACTTTCTGCTCAACCGCTCAACCCCTTAA
- a CDS encoding DUF4278 domain-containing protein: MKLTYRGVSYDYTPPVVESNVTDDVGKFRGVDIRFRTGKKAPVQQPTLDLVYRGVAYQTGTPEAAPVVAPAPIVAIAAPAPVAPATTITPLSTEDRARMSMMGRHRSVKQRQQSMLTRLATEAGLPEDAAKYWNHIQGKVHPSFWATYSRSGAAAS, from the coding sequence ATGAAACTCACCTATCGCGGCGTAAGTTACGACTACACCCCCCCCGTTGTGGAATCCAACGTAACCGATGATGTTGGCAAATTCCGCGGTGTAGATATTCGATTCCGCACTGGCAAAAAAGCGCCGGTGCAACAGCCCACTTTAGACTTGGTCTATCGCGGTGTGGCGTACCAAACTGGCACTCCTGAAGCAGCTCCTGTGGTTGCCCCGGCTCCTATAGTAGCGATCGCAGCCCCCGCTCCGGTGGCTCCTGCAACCACTATTACTCCCCTGAGCACCGAAGATCGTGCTCGCATGAGCATGATGGGCCGTCATCGTTCGGTGAAGCAGCGGCAGCAGTCGATGCTCACCCGGCTAGCAACCGAAGCTGGTCTTCCTGAAGATGCTGCCAAGTACTGGAATCACATCCAGGGCAAAGTGCATCCTAGCTTTTGGGCCACCTACAGCCGCAGCGGTGCCGCCGCTAGCTAA
- the rfbF gene encoding glucose-1-phosphate cytidylyltransferase: protein MKAVILAGGLGTRLSEETSIKPKPMVEVGGYPILWHIMKIYSAHGINDFIVCCGYKGYVIKEYFANYFLHMSDVTFDLRYNQMNVHTGNAEPWKVTLVDTGASTMTAGRLKRVREHIGPETFCLTYGDGVSDINVTKLIEFHQNQGGMATLTAVQPPGRFGAIALHEGQTKIESFQEKPEGDGAWINGGYFVLEPQVIDFIDGDDTVWEEEPLSKLAQMGQLSAFKHAGFWQPMDTLRDKNKLEELWTSNQAPWKVW from the coding sequence ATGAAGGCAGTTATATTGGCTGGTGGTCTAGGTACTCGCCTGAGCGAAGAAACTAGTATTAAGCCTAAGCCCATGGTTGAGGTGGGAGGATATCCAATCCTCTGGCACATCATGAAAATTTATTCAGCTCACGGCATTAATGACTTCATTGTTTGCTGCGGCTATAAGGGCTATGTCATAAAAGAGTATTTTGCTAACTACTTTTTGCACATGTCTGATGTAACTTTTGATCTGCGTTACAACCAGATGAATGTGCACACGGGCAATGCTGAACCGTGGAAGGTAACTTTGGTAGACACGGGCGCGTCAACGATGACGGCTGGAAGACTTAAGCGAGTTCGTGAGCATATTGGTCCCGAAACCTTCTGTCTAACTTATGGGGATGGCGTCAGCGACATCAATGTCACTAAGTTAATCGAGTTTCATCAAAACCAGGGTGGGATGGCTACCTTGACGGCAGTTCAGCCTCCAGGGCGTTTCGGGGCGATTGCTCTACACGAGGGACAGACTAAGATCGAATCATTTCAAGAAAAACCTGAGGGCGATGGTGCCTGGATCAATGGCGGCTACTTTGTTTTAGAACCTCAAGTTATTGACTTCATCGACGGCGATGACACGGTATGGGAGGAAGAGCCGTTAAGTAAGCTGGCCCAGATGGGGCAGCTTTCTGCCTTTAAGCATGCTGGCTTCTGGCAACCCATGGATACCCTGCGCGACAAGAACAAATTGGAAGAGCTTTGGACATCAAATCAGGCTCCTTGGAAGGTTTGGTAG
- the rfbG gene encoding CDP-glucose 4,6-dehydratase: protein MDLTFWQGKRVFLTGHTGFKGSWLALWLQQLGAHVAGFSLEAPTQPSLFEAAQVAQGMVSQVGDIRDLASLQGAMAEAQPDIVMHLAAQPLVRYSYQNPVETYSTNVMGTVHVLEAVRHVPSVRAVVMITSDKCYENREWVWGYRENEAMGGHDPYSNSKGCAELVTAAYRSSFFSPETYSDHGVAVASVRAGNVIGGGDWALDRLIPDMIKAFHLGKPVLIRNPHAIRPWQHVLEPLGGYLLLAQNLWHSGPEFVGGWNFGPQDEDAKPVSWIAERLTALWGGGATWQLDGGLHPHEANYLKLDCSKAKARLGWEPCLTLADTLEWVVEFYQGYYGGQSAREIAEAQICRYQACSLESVSLNSPVVEAPMPVPSV from the coding sequence ATGGACTTGACTTTTTGGCAAGGTAAGCGTGTATTTTTGACAGGCCACACTGGCTTCAAAGGTAGTTGGCTAGCCCTTTGGCTACAACAGCTTGGAGCTCATGTCGCTGGCTTTTCCCTAGAGGCGCCTACCCAGCCTAGTTTGTTTGAGGCCGCTCAGGTAGCTCAGGGTATGGTGTCTCAGGTTGGCGACATCCGAGACTTAGCCAGTTTGCAGGGCGCCATGGCTGAGGCGCAGCCCGACATTGTGATGCATTTGGCCGCCCAACCCCTCGTGCGTTACTCCTACCAAAACCCAGTGGAAACCTATTCCACCAACGTAATGGGCACAGTTCACGTTTTAGAAGCCGTACGCCATGTCCCTAGCGTACGTGCTGTAGTTATGATCACCAGTGATAAGTGCTACGAAAATCGTGAATGGGTTTGGGGCTATCGTGAGAATGAGGCGATGGGCGGACATGATCCTTATTCCAATAGCAAAGGCTGTGCGGAATTGGTGACCGCCGCTTATCGGTCGTCTTTCTTCTCGCCAGAAACCTATAGTGATCATGGGGTTGCTGTAGCTTCGGTTCGAGCTGGCAACGTTATCGGTGGTGGTGACTGGGCTTTAGACCGGCTCATTCCTGACATGATTAAAGCCTTCCACTTGGGCAAGCCAGTTCTAATTCGCAACCCCCATGCTATTCGCCCTTGGCAGCATGTACTAGAGCCTCTAGGGGGGTACCTACTACTGGCTCAAAATCTCTGGCACAGTGGCCCTGAGTTTGTGGGAGGCTGGAACTTTGGCCCTCAAGATGAAGATGCCAAGCCCGTTTCATGGATTGCTGAGCGCCTGACGGCTCTCTGGGGTGGTGGAGCCACCTGGCAACTTGATGGAGGACTGCATCCCCACGAAGCTAATTACCTCAAGCTAGATTGCTCTAAAGCTAAGGCTAGGCTAGGGTGGGAACCCTGCCTAACCCTAGCCGATACCCTGGAATGGGTGGTGGAATTTTACCAGGGCTACTATGGTGGCCAGTCGGCTCGGGAGATTGCTGAAGCCCAAATTTGCCGCTACCAAGCTTGTTCCCTAGAGTCGGTTTCCCTGAATTCTCCAGTAGTAGAGGCTCCTATGCCCGTACCGTCAGTTTAA
- the rfbC gene encoding dTDP-4-dehydrorhamnose 3,5-epimerase has translation MIFNETPLAGAYTVDVDKKADNRGFFARSFCAQEFAEIGIKPEVAQINLCYNGTKGTVRGMHYQVPPASETKLIRCTRGAIYDVIVDLRPNSPTYLKHFGVELTADNFRALYVPEMFGHGYQTLTPEAEIIYVVSEFYTPGCERGLRYNDPVLNIQWPLPVSLISDKDNSWDFL, from the coding sequence ATGATTTTTAATGAAACCCCCCTTGCAGGGGCTTATACCGTTGACGTAGACAAAAAAGCTGACAATCGAGGTTTTTTTGCCCGGTCCTTTTGCGCTCAGGAATTTGCTGAAATTGGGATTAAACCAGAAGTTGCTCAAATCAACCTCTGCTACAACGGCACCAAGGGGACTGTGCGAGGTATGCACTATCAAGTGCCACCGGCCTCTGAAACTAAACTCATTCGTTGTACTCGGGGCGCAATTTATGATGTCATTGTCGATTTGCGGCCTAACTCGCCGACCTACCTCAAGCATTTCGGGGTTGAGTTGACTGCTGACAACTTTCGAGCCCTATACGTGCCTGAGATGTTTGGTCATGGCTACCAAACCCTAACTCCCGAGGCTGAGATAATCTATGTAGTCAGTGAGTTTTATACCCCCGGCTGCGAGCGAGGATTGCGATATAACGACCCGGTTTTAAATATTCAATGGCCTCTACCGGTGAGCCTCATCTCTGACAAAGACAACAGCTGGGATTTTCTGTAG
- a CDS encoding NAD(P)-dependent oxidoreductase, translated as MFIIDTALKSRQELGNPVRVGMIGAGFMGWGIANQIINYLPGMELVAVSSRSLASAKKAYAEAGILDPLEVTTQSALEDAIQLGKPTITDDAMLLCQAEGIDALIEVTGTIEFATGVVLEAIANGKHVVLMNAELDGTIGPILKTYADQAGVILSGCDGDQPGVEMNLFRYVQSIGLKPLVCGNIKGLQDPYRNPTTQASFAQQWGQAPHMVTSFADGSKISFEQAIVANATGMKVSQRGMIGRNFLGHIDELTEVYDVDQLKAWGGIVDYVVGAQPSPGVYVIGLMEDPKQQHYLRYYKKGNGPLYSFYTPYHLCHLEVPLSVARVVLFNDVVLAPISGPVVDVITLAKMDLKAGETLDGIGYYMTYGQCENADVVKAQRLLPMGLAEGCRLKRDIPKDKALTYDDIELPVGRLCDRLRAEQEVYFASALPRAIA; from the coding sequence ATGTTCATAATTGATACTGCTTTGAAGAGTCGCCAAGAACTAGGCAATCCTGTGAGGGTTGGGATGATTGGTGCTGGATTTATGGGTTGGGGTATCGCCAACCAAATTATAAATTACTTGCCTGGTATGGAGTTGGTTGCGGTGTCAAGCCGTAGTCTGGCTAGTGCAAAGAAAGCCTATGCTGAAGCTGGGATTTTAGATCCCTTGGAAGTGACTACCCAATCGGCGCTAGAAGATGCGATTCAGCTGGGCAAGCCAACTATAACTGACGACGCAATGCTGCTTTGCCAAGCCGAAGGGATTGATGCTTTAATTGAAGTGACAGGGACCATCGAATTTGCCACTGGTGTAGTTTTAGAGGCGATTGCTAACGGTAAGCACGTCGTCCTCATGAACGCTGAGCTAGACGGCACCATTGGGCCTATTCTTAAAACTTACGCCGATCAGGCAGGCGTCATTCTCTCCGGCTGCGATGGTGACCAGCCCGGTGTCGAGATGAATTTATTTCGCTATGTTCAAAGTATCGGCCTTAAACCTCTAGTATGCGGCAACATAAAAGGGTTGCAAGACCCCTATCGCAACCCTACTACTCAAGCTAGCTTTGCCCAACAATGGGGTCAAGCACCTCACATGGTGACTAGCTTTGCTGATGGCAGCAAAATTTCCTTTGAACAAGCCATTGTTGCAAATGCCACGGGCATGAAGGTTTCCCAGCGGGGCATGATTGGCCGCAACTTTCTGGGACATATCGATGAATTGACCGAGGTCTATGATGTCGATCAACTCAAGGCATGGGGAGGCATTGTGGATTATGTAGTCGGTGCCCAGCCATCTCCTGGTGTTTATGTTATTGGTCTGATGGAAGACCCTAAGCAGCAGCACTACTTGCGCTACTACAAAAAGGGAAACGGGCCTCTCTATTCATTCTATACGCCTTACCATCTCTGTCACCTAGAGGTACCTCTTTCAGTGGCTAGGGTAGTGCTGTTTAACGATGTAGTGCTGGCCCCAATCTCAGGGCCTGTAGTTGATGTTATTACCTTGGCTAAGATGGACTTAAAAGCGGGTGAAACCCTTGACGGCATTGGCTACTATATGACCTACGGCCAATGCGAAAATGCTGATGTTGTAAAGGCTCAGCGGCTTTTGCCGATGGGGCTAGCAGAAGGGTGTCGACTAAAGCGAGACATTCCTAAAGACAAGGCGCTGACCTACGATGATATTGAGCTACCTGTAGGTCGTCTGTGCGATCGTTTGCGGGCTGAGCAAGAAGTTTACTTTGCCTCTGCTCTTCCTCGAGCCATAGCCTAA
- a CDS encoding glycosyltransferase family 4 protein, with protein sequence MVYHIVAGTFFDFDMFIRRAEEDRGPRHTLYQLAERLQAKIHQPGDYTITLVDKLLSKLHSTPEHWAMAKSLASSFSSEDTVYSTGEDIGLPLAFLLKFKRDRPKLITYCMVPDRPRTRTFIKLFSLAKIIDLFTVHEPNKEAALKRLFNLPDEKVFQFIVQADEKFFTPGPASLRGDIPLLASAGLEQRDYATLAEAVAKRPIEVKVCAFSPNASNKTKVRMPETMPENMEIRYFEFSELRELYRSADIVVISLLKNNYAGLTVLMEGMACQRPIIITNNEGLASEIVAKGLALGFEPGDAQGLQSAIDQLLSNPEEAKAMAERARSYFFQHHSSERYVDSLFEEIQFIAQLYHQS encoded by the coding sequence ATGGTCTACCACATTGTTGCCGGTACATTTTTTGATTTTGATATGTTTATTCGGCGTGCAGAGGAGGATCGAGGTCCTCGCCATACACTCTACCAGCTAGCCGAGCGATTACAGGCAAAGATTCATCAGCCCGGTGATTATACAATTACCTTGGTCGACAAACTTTTGTCGAAGCTTCATAGCACTCCCGAACATTGGGCGATGGCAAAAAGCTTAGCTTCATCTTTTTCTTCCGAAGATACAGTTTATTCAACAGGAGAAGATATAGGCTTGCCTCTGGCATTTTTACTAAAATTTAAGCGTGATCGGCCAAAATTGATTACCTATTGCATGGTTCCCGATCGCCCCAGGACAAGAACATTCATTAAGCTTTTTTCTCTGGCTAAGATTATCGATCTATTTACCGTTCATGAGCCCAACAAAGAAGCCGCTTTAAAAAGATTATTCAACCTTCCTGACGAAAAAGTTTTTCAATTTATTGTGCAAGCCGATGAGAAATTCTTCACGCCTGGGCCTGCTTCACTGAGAGGAGATATTCCTCTCTTAGCAAGTGCAGGATTAGAGCAGCGTGACTATGCCACTTTGGCCGAAGCAGTTGCAAAAAGGCCAATAGAGGTTAAAGTGTGTGCTTTTTCACCCAATGCCTCTAATAAAACTAAAGTTCGCATGCCTGAAACTATGCCGGAAAATATGGAAATTCGATATTTCGAGTTTTCAGAACTCCGAGAACTCTATCGCAGTGCCGATATTGTGGTGATCAGCTTGCTAAAAAATAACTATGCTGGCCTAACGGTACTAATGGAAGGAATGGCCTGCCAACGGCCTATTATTATTACCAATAATGAAGGTCTAGCCTCAGAAATAGTTGCTAAGGGACTTGCCCTTGGCTTTGAACCAGGTGACGCTCAGGGCTTACAATCTGCTATTGATCAGCTATTGTCTAACCCTGAAGAGGCTAAGGCTATGGCTGAGCGTGCCCGCTCTTATTTCTTTCAGCACCATTCCAGTGAACGATATGTAGATTCTTTATTTGAAGAAATCCAATTTATAGCCCAGCTATATCACCAGTCATGA
- a CDS encoding glycosyltransferase: MKKAIIIGPKSKKSDPISIAQINPFYQFRSSLKKELGLSFEHFHAVSISEIENVIDQRFEADTFFVRPQWSEKPKDLERIMKKMRDVYPNSQIFLIDPFDQTSSRFFSVLPYVTRLIKYICLKDKSLYIEDFIGGNFCTDKLVNEMGYNLNGWHVGSQVPDGYENHIVPGWYALCPKLKKQILTPFPPRFLRARRKDIDVFSHVSCGNRIETEWYGLYRQAAIDVLNNLKHDYNLSINADYIGEPRISRLQYQAFLRRSKIAFSPLGWGEITMRSYEAVLNKCLLIQPNVDHVIVEPNIFIPYETYIPVEWDYRDLEEKCRYYLNNPREANQIVENAYTKFKEYFISKKFVARIGELLAI; this comes from the coding sequence ATGAAAAAAGCTATCATTATCGGTCCAAAATCAAAAAAATCAGACCCAATTTCGATCGCTCAAATTAATCCATTTTATCAATTTCGTTCCTCTTTAAAAAAAGAATTAGGCCTCTCTTTTGAACACTTTCATGCCGTTTCTATTTCGGAAATTGAAAATGTCATTGATCAAAGATTCGAAGCAGATACCTTCTTTGTTAGGCCGCAGTGGAGCGAAAAGCCAAAAGACTTAGAGCGCATCATGAAGAAAATGAGAGATGTGTATCCAAATAGTCAAATTTTTTTGATTGACCCATTCGATCAAACTAGCAGTCGTTTCTTTTCGGTTTTGCCATATGTCACACGTCTTATAAAATACATTTGCCTAAAAGATAAAAGCCTTTACATAGAAGACTTTATTGGTGGCAACTTTTGTACCGATAAACTTGTCAATGAAATGGGCTATAACTTAAATGGCTGGCATGTCGGTTCCCAAGTGCCAGATGGGTACGAAAATCATATAGTGCCTGGCTGGTATGCTTTATGCCCTAAGCTTAAAAAGCAGATTTTGACCCCCTTTCCCCCCCGTTTTCTTAGAGCGAGAAGAAAAGATATTGATGTTTTTAGTCACGTTTCATGTGGAAATAGAATAGAGACGGAGTGGTATGGTTTATACCGCCAAGCAGCTATTGATGTGCTAAATAATTTGAAGCATGACTACAATTTATCAATCAATGCTGACTACATAGGTGAACCTCGAATATCTAGACTGCAATATCAAGCCTTTCTAAGGCGCAGTAAAATCGCATTTAGCCCACTTGGATGGGGGGAGATTACAATGCGTAGCTATGAGGCCGTCCTCAATAAATGTTTGCTTATTCAACCTAATGTGGATCATGTAATTGTCGAACCAAATATTTTTATTCCTTATGAAACTTACATTCCTGTGGAGTGGGACTATAGGGATTTAGAAGAGAAATGCAGGTACTATTTGAATAATCCAAGAGAAGCCAATCAGATTGTAGAAAATGCCTACACAAAATTTAAGGAATATTTCATATCTAAAAAGTTTGTTGCCAGAATAGGAGAATTGCTTGCAATATAA
- a CDS encoding oligosaccharide flippase family protein: MASIRELAVRGTLWTILGYGGSQILRFGSNLLLTRLLYPEFFGLMGIVNIFIIGLALFSDVGIGYNIIQNKRGDEPDFYNTAWTIQVIRGFGLWIICLAISLPVSQLYDQPSLTWLIPVVGLTTIFSGFSSTALFSLERHVNLKKQVIIEMGSQVIGLLSMLIWALISPTVWSLAVGGLISGITKMIWSHHILPDIKNRFLWEKESVKEILSVGRWVFISTATMFVAEQSDRIMLGAMFPLALFGIYQITLTLSDVPRQVLQSLSGRVMFPVVSKMVDQPRNVVIKKVLNGRRLLLIASSLMLAFLVGFGDILMEVLYDERYSSEAWMLPVLALGLWPRMLANTSEPYLLAIGQFQYAAYGNFLRLLSTVVGILIGFRFFQVPGAIFAVALNDLFYYLVITYGLIKEKFNSIPQDIFFTVVLLTIVTLLIMIRSFFGLGMPIQLLSL; encoded by the coding sequence ATGGCATCAATTAGAGAGCTTGCTGTTCGGGGGACTTTATGGACAATTTTAGGCTACGGTGGCTCTCAGATATTACGATTTGGCAGCAATCTACTTCTAACTCGCTTACTATACCCAGAATTCTTCGGATTGATGGGAATTGTAAACATCTTTATTATTGGTCTAGCTCTATTTTCGGATGTAGGGATTGGCTACAACATTATTCAAAACAAAAGAGGTGACGAGCCAGACTTTTATAACACAGCATGGACCATTCAGGTCATTCGCGGCTTTGGGCTTTGGATAATATGCTTGGCAATTTCACTTCCAGTTTCTCAGCTATATGACCAGCCCTCATTGACTTGGTTGATTCCAGTTGTAGGCCTCACAACAATATTCTCAGGCTTTAGTTCAACTGCCCTTTTTTCACTAGAACGCCATGTCAACTTAAAAAAGCAGGTAATCATTGAAATGGGAAGCCAAGTTATTGGCCTTCTATCCATGCTTATATGGGCATTAATTAGCCCAACTGTCTGGTCATTAGCTGTAGGAGGCTTGATATCTGGCATCACTAAAATGATTTGGAGTCATCACATCCTGCCAGACATCAAAAATAGGTTCCTATGGGAAAAAGAGTCTGTAAAGGAAATTCTTTCAGTTGGTCGTTGGGTATTTATTTCTACAGCAACGATGTTTGTCGCTGAACAATCTGATCGCATAATGCTAGGGGCGATGTTTCCGCTAGCATTATTCGGAATATATCAAATCACTCTAACGCTAAGTGATGTGCCTAGACAGGTATTACAATCACTAAGCGGCAGGGTTATGTTTCCAGTTGTCTCAAAAATGGTTGATCAGCCTCGTAATGTGGTGATAAAAAAAGTTTTGAATGGTCGCCGTTTACTGCTGATAGCATCTTCGTTAATGCTTGCTTTTCTAGTAGGCTTTGGAGATATTTTAATGGAGGTGCTATATGATGAGCGCTATTCTTCAGAGGCTTGGATGCTGCCAGTTTTGGCATTGGGCTTATGGCCTCGCATGCTAGCAAATACGAGTGAGCCATATTTGCTGGCTATTGGGCAGTTCCAATACGCAGCGTATGGCAATTTTCTTCGGTTATTGAGCACAGTGGTTGGCATTTTAATTGGCTTTCGTTTTTTTCAGGTTCCAGGTGCCATTTTTGCTGTTGCTTTAAACGATTTATTTTATTACCTTGTAATAACTTATGGATTGATAAAGGAAAAATTCAATAGCATACCTCAAGACATATTTTTTACTGTCGTCCTATTAACTATAGTAACCCTACTGATTATGATTCGATCTTTCTTCGGGCTAGGAATGCCAATCCAACTCTTGAGCCTATAA